One Pieris napi chromosome Z, ilPieNapi1.2, whole genome shotgun sequence DNA window includes the following coding sequences:
- the LOC125062144 gene encoding mucin-2-like isoform X8: MRLQILLLIGAAWADVLPNGCPRDFSVHHLLRHEDCTKFYSCSNGVPIEMSCGPGTGFDFDLQKCTEDTSGCAKNDHNFIDSGGTCIPTAHETDCTKFYSCENGVHVLATCDPGYRFNTEMGKCEVSSKVTCKHIKKRSIQTRCPNDVWIQMNIPHESDCDKYYRCFHGNRILMSCFNGAHYNPKTQSCDTPENAGCADGEIMEDCPANTFIPIFLPHDTDCNKYYRCFRGNKQVQRCGHGQHFNAKTQLCDTIANAGCQEESNTPNGCSKDEISLPHEQCDKYYKCVHGNKILMPCPTGTHFSFELQRCDWPNIAKCEPTQTPTTTTTTTTTTTTTTPKPESTPRPGYFPNGCPIDYRIEQLLPHPDCTKFYQCVHGFKQEMPCPGGTHFSIHLQRCDWPSIAKCVPGTTTTTQRSITTTRQPTTSRQPTTTTRRPTTTTTTTTKPPISTPRPGYFPNGCPIDYRIEQLLPHPDCGKYYQCVHGFKQEMPCYHGLHFSYELQRCEWPNIAKCVPGGTTTTRLPTTITTKLPSTTSTTTTTTTTKPVSTPRPGYFPNGCPVDYRIEQLLPHPDCTKFYQCVHGFKQEMPCPGGTHFSFELQRCDWPNIANCKPGASTSSPTTTTSTTPSTTTSTPRPTTTTPSLTTTSKPEYLPNGCPKDFSVHLLLPHEYDCTKFYYCNFGEKVERQCNSNLYFDPILQVCNWPSAVDCKPSTPPPSTTIKDPETTTSEVTTPVATSPDITVSPEVSTPDPTTPEATSTEVTTPKATTAEDTTFEPTTPAATTPEATTIDEITLEPTIPEATTPEATTAEDTTLEPTTPVATTPEATTAEDTTLESTTPVATTPEATTAEDTTLEPTTPAATTPEATTAEDTTLEPTTPEATTPEATTAEDTTLESTTPAATTPEATTAEDTTSEPTTPEATTPEATTPEATTPEATTAEDTTLEPTTPEATTTEATTAEDTTLEPTTPEVTTAEDTTLEQTTPAATTPEATTAEDTTLEPTTPEATTPEATTAEDTTLESTTPAATKPEATTAEDTTSEPTTPEATTPEATTPEATTPEATTAEDTTLEPTTTEATTPQATTAEDTTLEPTTPEATTPEATTVKDTTLEPTTPETTTPVATTVEDTTLEPTTPEATTPEATTAEDTTLEPTTPEATTAEDTTLEPTTPEATTPEATTVEDTTLEPTTPEATTPEATTVEDTTLEPTTPEATTAEDTTLEPTTPETTTPVATTVEDTTLEPTTPEATTAEDTTLEPTTPEATTAEDTTLEPTTPETTTPVATTVEDTTLEPTTPAETTPEATTVEDTTLEPTTPEDTTPEATTVEDTTLEPTTPEATTPEATTAEDTTLEPTTPEATTAEDTTLEPTTPEATTPEATTAEDTTLEPTTPEATTAEDTTLEPTTPEATTAEDTTLEPTTPEATTPEVTTAEDTTLEPNTPAATTPEATTAEDTTLEPTTPEATTPEATTAEDTTLEPTTPEATTTEATTAEDTTLEPTTPEATTAEDTTLEPTTPEATTPEVTTAEDTTLEPNTPAATTPEATTAEDTTLEPTTPEATTPEATTAEDTTLEPTTPEATTTEATTAEDTTLEPTTPAATIPEATTAEDTTLEPTTPAATTPEATTAEDTTLEPTTPEATTTEATTAEDTTLEPTTPEVTTPEDTTLEPTTPAATTPEATTVEDTTLEPTTPEDTTPEATTVEDTTLEPTTPEATTTEATTAEDTTLEPTTPEVTTAEDTTLEPTTPAATTPEATTVEDTTLEPTTPEDTTPEATTVEDTTLEPTTPETTTPVATTVEDTTLEPTTPEATTAEDTTLEPTTPEATTAEDTTLEPTTPETTTPVATTVEDTTLEPTTPAETTPEATTVEDTTLEPTTPEDTTPEATTVEDTTLEPTTPEATTPEATTAEDTTLEPTTPEATTAEDTTLEPTTPEATTAEDTTLEPTTPEATTPEATTAEDTTLEPTTPEATTAEDTTLEPTTPEATTAEDTTLEPTTPEATTPEVTTAEDTTLEPNTPAATTPEATTAEDTTLEPTTPEATTPEATTAEDTTLEPTTPEATTTEATTAEDTTLESTTPVATTPEATTAEDTTLEPTTPAATTPEATTAEDTTLEPTTPEATTPEATTAEDTTLESTTPAATTPEATTADDTTLEPTTPAETTPEATTADDTTLEPTTPEATTPEPTTADDTTLEPTTPEATTPEPTTADDTTLEPTTPEATTPEATTVEDTTLESTTPEATTPEPTTADDTTLEPTTPEATTPEPTTADDTTLGPTTPEATTPEATTAEDTTLEPTTSDATTPEATTPEATTTPSSPSPAPICPPGVFGNVPHPVLCDYYYNCIGGMEVLLRCLEGFEYDHSIRSCTRISENGCFARKNATTTTTENQVADTTTEDIESTTYRDNICPPGFSGTLPHSTLCSAYYRCEEGEAILKNCAKGFEYDAVIMDCVPISESGCYAQQGLTTTTDNNRLPELSTYKNDEEDYICPPMFSGNIEHPTLCDSYYTCFSGMEFLMNCSHGFEFDPVVKNCVRISSTGCFATRYNLTTTTTTTTPTPTTTENNKDKPICPPNYSGNVPHETKCDSYYTCFSGSEFLMQCPNGFEFDPTTKDCVRISETGCFAQQGLATTTDNNRLPELSTYKNDEENYICPPMFSGNIKHPTLCDSYYTCFAGMEFLMNCTHGFEFDPVVKDCVRISETGCFAQQGLATTTDNNRLPELSTYKNDEEKYICPPMFSGNIEHPTLCDSYYTCFAGMEFLMNCSHGFEFDPAVQNCVRISNTGCFATRYNLTTTTTTTTTTPTTTTTENNKVKSICPPNFSGNVPHKTKCDAFYTCFSGSEFLMQCPNGFEFDPNTKDCVRISDTGCFAQQSLATTTDNNRLPELSTNKNDEEDYNCPPMFSGNIEHPTLCDSYYTCFAGMEFLMNCSHGFEFDPVVENCVRVSNTGCFARRYNLTTRMTSTTTENNKIKPICPPAFSGNLPHRTKCDYYYTCFSGSEFLMRCPNGFEFDPTTNECVRISSSGCFARQNDPENICMPGESGHVPHPELCDTFYLCAMGEPLRLHCSRGFEFSAANGQCVAISDDGCFAKVKQSKKMPICSPAQVGNIPHHTRCDAYYSCMAGEATEVLCEEGLEFDPETKQCALISENGCTARK, translated from the exons ATGCGTTTACAAATATTACTCCTAATAGGAGCAGCATGGGCAGATGTCTTACCCAATGGCTGTCCACGAGATTTCAGCGTCCATCACCTGCTGAGACACGAAGACTGCACCAAATTCTACTCATGCAGCAATGGAGTGCCCATTGAGATGTCGTGTGGACCTGGAACTGGCTTTGACTTTGATTTACAG AAATGTACCGAGGACACGTCCGGCTGCGCCAAAAACGATCATAACTTTATAGACAGTGGCGGAACGTGTATTCCCACTGCACACGAAACAGATTGTACTAAGTTCTATTCCTGTGAAAATGGTGTTCATGTGTTGGCCACTTGTGATCCAGGTTATAGGTTTAATACCGAAATGGGG aaatgCGAAGTATCATCCAAAGTGACATGCAAACACATAAAAAAGCGCTCCATACAGACGAGATGTCCCAACGATGTGTGGATACAAATGAACATTCCACACGAGAGCGATTGCGATAAATACTACAGATGTTTCCACGGGAATCGAATCTTGATGTCCTGTTTTAATGGGGCGCATTATAATCCAAAGACTCAG AGTTGTGACACGCCGGAGAATGCTGGTTGCGCTGACGGGGAAATTATGGAGGATTGTCCAGCGAACACCTTTATCCCAATCTTCTTACCTCATGATACTGACTGTAACAAGTATTATAGATGCTTTAGAGGTAACAAACAAGTCCAAAGGTGTGGTCATGGACAGCATTTTAATGCGAAAACCCAG CTCTGCGATACAATAGCAAACGCTGGCTGTCAAGAGGAATCAAACACGCCGAATGGATGCTCAAAGGATGAAATATCTCTACCACACGAACAatgtgataaatattataaatgtgttcacgggaataaaatattaatgccTTGTCCAACTGGGACGCACTTTAGTTTCGAGTTACAG CGATGTGATTGGCCAAACATAGCGAAATGCGAGCCAACACAAACACCAACAACAACAACGACtacaacaacaacaacgaCGACGACGACACCAAAACCGGAATCAACACCCAGACCGGGATACTTTCCTAACGGATGTCCTATAGACTATAGAATTGAACAGTTGTTACCTCATCCGGATTGTACGAAGTTTTATCAGTGCGTGCATGGTTTTAAACAAGAAATGCCATGTCCAGGAGGAACGCACTTCAGTATTCATTTGcag AGATGTGATTGGCCCAGTATAGCGAAGTGTGTCCCGGGTACAACAACCACAACTCAACGCTCAATTACAACAACTCGCCAACCAACAACAAGTCGCCAACCAACAACAACTACTCGTCGACCGAcgacaacaacaacaacaacaactaaACCACCTATTAGTACCCCAAGGCCTGGATATTTCCCCAATGGATGTCCTATAGATTACAGAATAGAACAGCTGTTACCTCATCCGGACTGTGGCAAATACTATCAATGTGTACACGGTTTTAAACAAGAAATGCCGTGCTATCATGGTTTACACTTTAGTTACGAGCTACAG AGATGTGAATGGCCAAATATAGCAAAATGTGTGCCTGGTGGAACAACAACTACGCGATTACCAACAACGATAACAACGAAATTACCATCAACAACATCTACGACAACCACAACCACGACAACTAAACCAGTATCAACACCAAGGCCAGGTTATTTTCCCAATGGCTGTCCCGTAGACTACAGAATCGAACAATTGTTACCTCATCCTGACTGCACTAAATTCTATCAGTGCGTACATGGCTTTAAACAAGAAATGCCATGTCCAGGAGGAACACACTTTAGTTTTGAACTGCAG AGATGTGATTGGCCAAATATTGCTAATTGTAAGCCTGGAGCTTCAACTTCATCGCCAACAACAACAACTTCTACAACGCCCAGTACAACAACATCAACACCAAGGCCAACAACAACAACGCCGAGCTTAACAACAACGTCAAAGCCAGAATATTTACCAAATGGTTGTCCTAAGGACTTTTCAGTCCATTTGTTGTTACCACATGAGTACGATTGCACGAAATTCTATTATTGCAATTTTGGGGAGAAGGTTGAGCGGCAATGTAATTCGAATTTATACTTCGATCCAATTTTGCAG GTATGTAACTGGCCGTCAGCAGTTGATTGTAAGCCAAGCACGCCTCCTCCAAGTACAACTATAAAAGACCCCGAAACAACAACATCTGAGGTAACCACTCCAGTTGCTACTAGTCCTGATATCACAGTAAGTCCAGAAGTCTCTACACCTGACCCAACTACGCCTGAAGCAACATCAACAGAGGTTACAACCCCAAAAGCTACCACGGCTGAAGACACAACATTCGAGCCAACTACGCCTGCAGCAACAACACCAGAGGCTACCACGATTGACGAAATAACATTAGAGCCAACTATACCTGAAGCTACAACCCCAGAAGCTACCACGGCTGAAGACACAACATTAGAGCCAACTACGCCTGTAGCAACAACACCAGAGGCTACCACGGCTGAAGACACAACATTAGAGTCAACTACACCTGTAGCAACAACACCAGAAGCTACCACGGCTGAAGACACAACATTAGAGCCAACTACGCCTGCAGCAACAACACCAGAGGCTACCACGGCTGAAGATACTACATTAGAGCCAACTACACCTGAAGCTACAACCCCAGAAGCTACCACGGCTGAAGACACTACATTAGAGTCAACTACGCCTGCAGCAACAACACCAGAGGCTACCACGGCTGAAGACACAACATCAGAGCCAACTACGCCTGAAGCAACAACACCAGAAGCAACTACACCTGAAGCTACAACCCCAGAAGCTACCACGGCTGAAGACACTACATTAGAGCCAACTACACCTGAAGCTACAACTACAGAAGCTACCACGGCTGAAGACACAACATTAGAGCCAACTACACCTGAAGTTACCACAGCTGAAGACACAACATTAGAGCAAACTACGCCTGCAGCAACAACACCAGAGGCTACCACGGCTGAAGACACTACATTAGAGCCAACTACACCTGAAGCTACAACCCCAGAAGCTACCACGGCTGAAGACACTACATTAGAGTCAACTACGCCTGCAGCAACAAAACCAGAGGCTACCACGGCTGAAGACACAACATCAGAGCCAACTACGCCTGAAGCAACAACACCAGAAGCAACTACACCTGAAGCTACAACCCCAGAAGCTACCACGGCTGAAGACACAACATTAGAGCCAACTACGACTGAAGCTACAACCCCACAAGCTACCACGGCTGAAGACACAACATTAGAGCCAACTACGCCTGAAGCTACAACCCCAGAAGCTACCACGGTGAAAGACACAACATTAGAGCCAACTACACCTGAAACTACAACCCCAGTAGCTACCACGGTTGAAGACACAAC ATTAGAGCCAACTACACCTGAAGCTACAACCCCAGAAGCTACCACGGCTGAAGACACAACATTAGAGCCAACTACACCTGAAGCTACCACGGCTGAAGACACAACATTAGAGCCAACTACACCTGAAGCTACAACCCCAGAAGCTACCACGGTGGAAGACACAACATTAGAGCCAACTACACCTGAAGCTACAACCCCAGAAGCTACCACGGTGGAAGACACAACATTAGAGCCAACTACACCTGAAGCTACCACGGCTGAAGACACAACATTAGAGCCAACTACACCTGAAACTACAACCCCAGTAGCTACCACGGTGGAAGACACAACATTAGAGCCAACTACACCTGAAGCTACCACGGCTGAAGACACAACATTAGAGCCAACTACACCTGAAGCTACCACGGCTGAAGACACAACATTAGAGCCAACTACACCTGAAACTACAACCCCAGTAGCTACCACGGTTGAAGACACAACATTAGAGCCAACTACACCTGCAGAAACAACACCAGAGGCTACCACGGTTGAAGACACAACATTAGAGCCAACTACGCCTGAAGATACAACCCCAGAAGCTACCACGGTTGAAGACACAACATTAGAGCCAACTACGCCTGAAGCTACAACCCCAGAAGCTACCACGGCTGAAGACACAACATTAGAGCCAACTACACCTGAAGCTACCACGGCTGAAGACACAAC ATTAGAGCCAACTACACCTGAAGCTACAACCCCAGAAGCTACCACGGCTGAAGACACAACATTAGAGCCAACTACACCTGAAGCTACCACGGCTGAAGACACAACATTAGAGCCAACTACACCTGAAGCTACCACGGCTGAAGACACAACATTAGAGCCAACTACACCTGAAGCTACAACCCCAGAAGTTACCACGGCTGAAGACACAACATTAGAGCCAAATACGCCTGCAGCAACAACACCAGAGGCTACCACGGCTGAAGACACAACATTAGAGCCAACTACACCTGAAGCTACAACCCCAGAAGCTACCACGGCTGAAGACACAACATTAGAGCCAACTACGCCTGAAGCTACAACTACAGAAGCTACCACGGCTGAAGACACAACATTAGAGCCAACTACACCTGAAGCTACCACGGCTGAAGACACAACATTAGAGCCAACTACACCTGAAGCTACAACCCCAGAAGTTACCACGGCTGAAGACACAACATTAGAGCCAAATACGCCTGCAGCAACAACACCAGAGGCTACCACGGCTGAAGACACAACATTAGAGCCAACTACACCTGAAGCTACAACCCCAGAAGCTACCACGGCTGAAGACACAACATTAGAGCCAACTACGCCTGAAGCTACAACTACAGAAGCTACCACGGCTGAAGACACAACATTAGAGCCAACTACGCCTGCAGCAACAATACCTGAGGCTACCACGGCTGAAGACACTACATTAGAGCCAACTACGCCTGCAGCAACAACACCAGAGGCTACCACGGCTGAAGACACTACATTAGAGCCAACTACACCTGAAGCTACAACTACAGAAGCTACCACGGCTGAAGACACAACATTAGAGCCAACTACACCTGAAGTTACCACACCTGAAGACACAACATTAGAGCCAACTACGCCTGCAGCAACAACACCAGAAGCTACCACGGTTGAAGACACAACATTAGAGCCAACTACGCCTGAAGATACAACCCCAGAAGCTACCACGGTTGAAGACACAACATTAGAGCCAACTACGCCTGAAGCTACAACTACAGAAGCTACCACGGCTGAAGACACAACATTAGAGCCAACTACACCTGAAGTTACCACAGCTGAAGACACAACATTAGAGCCAACTACGCCTGCAGCAACAACACCAGAAGCTACCACGGTTGAAGACACAACATTAGAGCCAACTACGCCTGAAGATACAACCCCAGAAGCTACCACGGTTGAAGACACAACATTAGAGCCAACTACACCTGAAACTACAACCCCAGTAGCTACCACGGTGGAAGACACAACATTAGAGCCAACTACACCTGAAGCTACCACGGCTGAAGACACAACATTAGAGCCAACTACACCTGAAGCTACCACGGCTGAAGACACAACATTAGAGCCAACTACACCTGAAACTACAACCCCAGTAGCTACCACGGTTGAAGACACAACATTAGAGCCAACTACACCTGCAGAAACAACACCAGAGGCTACCACGGTTGAAGACACAACATTAGAGCCAACTACGCCTGAAGATACAACCCCAGAAGCTACCACGGTTGAAGACACAACATTAGAGCCAACTACGCCTGAAGCTACAACCCCAGAAGCTACCACGGCTGAAGACACAACATTAGAGCCAACTACACCTGAAGCTACCACGGCTGAAGACACAACATTAGAGCCAACTACACCTGAAGCTACCACGGCTGAAGACACAACATTAGAGCCAACTACACCTGAAGCTACAACCCCAGAAGCTACCACGGCTGAAGACACAACATTAGAGCCAACTACACCTGAAGCTACCACGGCTGAAGACACAACATTAGAGCCAACTACACCTGAAGCTACCACGGCTGAAGACACAACATTAGAGCCAACTACACCTGAAGCTACAACCCCAGAAGTTACCACGGCTGAAGACACAACATTAGAGCCAAATACGCCTGCAGCAACAACACCAGAGGCTACCACGGCTGAAGACACAACATTAGAGCCAACTACACCTGAAGCTACAACCCCAGAAGCTACCACGGCTGAAGACACAACATTAGAGCCAACTACGCCTGAAGCTACAACTACAGAAGCTACCACGGCTGAAGACACAACATTAGAGTCAACTACACCTGTAGCAACAACACCAGAGGCTACCACGGCTGAAGACACAACATTAGAGCCAACTACGCCTGCAGCAACAACACCAGAGGCTACCACGGCTGAAGATACTACATTAGAGCCAACTACACCTGAAGCTACAACCCCAGAAGCTACCACGGCTGAAGACACTACATTAGAGTCAACTACGCCTGCAGCAACAACACCAGAGGCTACCACGGCTGATGACACAACATTAGAGCCAACTACGCCTGCAGAAACAACACCAGAGGCTACCACGGCTGATGACACAACATTAGAGCCAACTACACCTGAAGCTACAACCCCAGAACCTACCACGGCTGATGACACAACATTAGAACCAACTACGCCTGAAGCTACAACCCCAGAACCTACCACGGCTGATGACACAACATTAGAGCCAACTACGCCTGAAGCTACAACCCCAGAGGCTACCACGGTTGAAGATACAACATTAGAGTCAACTACACCTGAAGCTACAACCCCAGAACCTACCACGGCTGATGACACAACATTAGAACCAACTACGCCTGAAGCTACAACCCCAGAACCTACCACGGCTGATGACACAACATTAGGGCCAACTACGCCTGAAGCTACAACCCCAGAAGCTACTACGGCTGAAGACACAACATTAGAGCCAACTACATCGGACGCAACAACACCAGAAGCAACTACACCTGAAGCTACAACGACGCCAAGTTCCCCATCACCTGCACCAATTTGTCCTCCAGGCGTTTTCGGCAATGTACCACATCCCGTTTTGTGTGACTACTATTACAATTGCATTGGAGGAATGGAGGTCTTATTGAGATGTTTAGAAGGCTTTGAGTACGATCACAGTATTCGG AGCTGCACACGTATTTCCGAAAATGGATGTTTTGCAAGAAAAAATGccacaacaacaacaacagaAAACCAGGTTGCTGACACAACCACGGAAGACATTGAATCAACAACATACAGAGACAACATTTGTCCACCAGGTTTTTCAGGCACTTTGCCACACTCAACACTTTGCAGTGCATATTATCGTTGTGAAGAGGGTGAAGCGATACTGAAGAACTGCGCGAAAGGATTCGAGTACGATGCCGTAATTAtg gACTGTGTTCCAATATCAGAGAGCGGTTGTTACGCACAGCAAGGTCTAACAACAACAACAGATAATAACAGATTACCTGAGTTATCAACTTACAAGAACGATGAAGAGGATTACATTTGTCCACCAATGTTTTCTGGGAATATCGAACATCCAACTTTGTGTGATTCGTATTACACTTGCTTTTCTGGAATGGAGTTTTTGATGAATTGCTCACATGGGTTCGAGTTTGACCCAGTTGTTAag AATTGCGTCCGCATCTCTAGCACGGGTTGTTTCGCAACACGATACAACttaacaacaacaacaacaacgaCGACACCAACTCCAACAACAACCGAAAACAACAAAGACAAACCAATTTGTCCACCGAACTACTCAGGAAATGTTCCCCACGAAACGAAATGCGATTCTTACTATACTTGCTTTAGTGGTTCGGAGTTTTTGATGCAGTGTCCCAACGGTTTTGAATTTGATCCGACTACAAAA GACTGTGTGCGAATATCGGAGACCGGTTGTTTCGCACAACAAGGCTTAGCAACAACAACAGACAACAATAGATTACCCGAGTTATCAACTTACAAGAACGATGAAGAGAACTATATATGCCCTCCAATGTTTTCTGGAAATATCAAACATCCAACTTTGTGTGATTCGTATTACACTTGCTTTGCTGGAATGGAGTTTTTGATGAATTGCACTCATGGGTTCGAGTTTGACCCAGTTGTTAAG GATTGTGTTCGAATATCGGAGACCGGTTGTTTTGCACAACAAGGCTTAGCAACAACAACTGACAACAATAGACTACCCGAGTTATCAACTTACAAGAACGACGAAGAGAAGTATATTTGTCCACCAATGTTTTCTGGGAACATCGAACATCCAACTTTGTGTGATTCGTATTATACTTGCTTCGCTGGAATGGAGTTTTTGATGAATTGTTCTCATGGATTCGAGTTTGATCCAGCTGTTCAG AACTGCGTCCGAATCTCGAACACTGGTTGTTTCGCAACACGATACAACTTGACAACAACAACAACGACGACGACAACGACACCAACTACAACAACAACCGAAAACAACAAAGTCAAATCAATATGTCCACCGAACTTCTCAGGAAATGTACCCCACAAAACGAAGTGCGATGCTTTCTATACTTGCTTTAGTGGTTCGGAGTTTTTGATGCAGTGTCCTAACGGATTTGAGTTTGATCCGAATACAAAA GACTGTGTTCGAATATCAGACACCGGTTGTTTCGCACAACAAAGCTTAGCAACAACAACAGACAACAATAGATTACCCGAGTTATCAACTAACAAGAACGATGAAGAGGATTACAATTGTCCACCAATGTTTTCTGGGAATATCGAACATCCAACTTTGTGTGATTCGTATTACACTTGCTTTGCTGGAATGGAGTTTTTGATGAATTGTTCTCATGGATTCGAATTCGATCCAGTTGTTGAG AATTGCGTCCGAGTTTCGAACACTGGTTGTTTTGCAAGACGATACAACTTAACAACAAGAATGACATCAACTACAACCGAAAACAACAAAATCAAACCAATATGTCCACCGGCTTTCTCAGGAAATCTTCCACACAGAACCAAATGCGATTATTACTATACTTGCTTTAGTGGTTCGGAGTTTTTGATGCGATGTCCCAACGGATTTGAATTTGATCCCACAACCAAC GAATGTGTAAGGATATCGTCGAGTGGATGTTTCGCGCGGCAAAATG